The following coding sequences are from one Halomonas sp. HAL1 window:
- a CDS encoding phage integrase, with product MSIACPRVTSGKLTEVWGQTVFDASGNHHFARMLTAHPNSALPGACSYASWDIEAIEQGLALPYQFQGAETLQSTNQGSLLVPLEAQLNRAINEATQQLKETLEGNDLVRLHNQWTSYCVMALYAATGSRYLKDPFESPRFFNHDLPAVFINDKAEGSGVRNGRMVPLADKAIKFVEAYLSYLQRLAEHLLSTHPAISSRINTLLELPAKAEQPLFFLLDESLNWHSMSATDLPGATLFDWPLPPNLFRHRLAQQLPLLGVDNEVVDGWLGHAEKSVATYGDTSARCWMDDWTAYRKEVNELFERLSFDLLAPPASLPVAAVSSLRDSATSSRAFGQRLREKNRRLATRNAIRAALNDIELFLKGRDTATLSADEINQLGRQMLLQQGKTPYPSAALRFSVLTRLLERHESPHRQAFQRRYIPMLPEKTLIHEHAPAYAALMTQLTHWASTMRPYATRTHCSKRQALALGALLLCIEKRICYMRLLKDVCQGDNFRLLYHRKTYYLEYSEQLDSTSWQAPVQRHTVSYHVASLLTYGQRLTSTKALDDPWTIPKQAPPLPEALIQCCESQECITIQQILGQAAAIVDQANLLRLPGVLAGALAGRTVATSLPMQAHIRMVHGKSLMFPPSAVNTDDLELSTALPALLRANGDKHELQQQAVLLFKEVKQILDGYTKAQAKITAKTLEQLVTQRNGKVSSAIMLLVIWIATVIRSGKGRAGRRFKPFESSSIHRYWGALRKLFEELAYGVDLMAIGSEEITAFYAGLIDYQETQLSDMSYFSHRLRSFHRVAASLGVEEPDWDELPVVEQGRHVRAEMLSEREYLETLKRIEASQRDPDIACLLQFVLLCAYRFGLRLDEARGLLRRDWCESHGYCWVLIRNNRYRTLKSEASRRAVPLLFSLEATEQRMLNAVLNRHDALLGGEASLPLLGEIRDGKVEVALSASAISAAEIDALRHVSGSPTLSLHHARHAFYNITAASLLQLKTPVATKITQHIDSADIRQMVMGQQHYCSRRVMMGLARLMGHRQPSTGLLNYNHLILEWADALTPVKGTNGSILKEAIKPQDFKRYTPAAVLPQGLTLFNEPTPHLLMKALRLGALRQNVRRSSEALGLSPVHAAILEGVIQEAESNMRFKIRGKDQWITSQEYPLGLLRSISDAAWDRLLEQAKKIDGETLTINGALELSELACQVGRHRHLLMSETRHVAVIALTVKAFKVSSSNYVIVGKNCSDDVKRMLHSYGLKEISDTGVQLDMFEVVKGGREMKYQQYAGLLLGKNERDIVRNRYELAVAYIVTATYLYMNKR from the coding sequence ATGAGCATAGCGTGCCCACGCGTTACCAGCGGTAAGCTGACTGAGGTATGGGGCCAAACTGTTTTTGATGCCTCAGGCAATCACCATTTCGCGAGGATGCTAACCGCTCACCCCAATAGCGCGTTACCTGGTGCATGTAGCTATGCCAGCTGGGATATCGAGGCGATTGAGCAAGGGCTTGCATTACCTTATCAATTCCAGGGTGCCGAAACGTTACAATCGACGAATCAAGGCAGCTTGTTGGTACCGCTTGAAGCCCAGCTCAATAGGGCGATTAACGAAGCGACTCAGCAGCTCAAAGAAACGTTAGAAGGCAATGATCTGGTGCGTCTACATAATCAGTGGACCAGCTACTGTGTCATGGCCCTCTATGCGGCAACGGGGAGCCGGTACCTTAAAGACCCTTTTGAAAGCCCACGGTTTTTTAATCACGACCTCCCAGCTGTGTTTATTAATGATAAAGCGGAAGGCAGCGGTGTGCGGAATGGTCGTATGGTGCCATTGGCCGATAAGGCGATTAAGTTTGTCGAGGCTTACCTTTCGTACCTCCAACGTCTCGCCGAGCATTTGTTGAGCACCCACCCTGCAATATCCTCACGAATTAACACGCTATTAGAATTGCCTGCGAAGGCTGAACAGCCCCTGTTCTTTTTACTTGATGAGTCGCTCAATTGGCACTCTATGTCAGCGACTGATCTACCAGGTGCCACCTTATTCGACTGGCCACTACCCCCCAATCTTTTCCGTCACCGACTAGCACAGCAATTACCCTTATTAGGCGTCGATAACGAAGTTGTGGATGGTTGGCTGGGGCATGCGGAAAAAAGTGTCGCCACCTATGGCGACACCTCGGCCCGCTGCTGGATGGACGATTGGACAGCATATCGCAAAGAGGTCAACGAACTCTTTGAGCGACTATCGTTTGATTTGCTAGCACCACCTGCCTCATTGCCAGTAGCTGCCGTGAGCAGCTTGCGTGATTCCGCGACATCTTCCCGGGCATTTGGGCAGCGGCTACGCGAAAAAAATCGTCGCTTGGCAACACGAAACGCTATCAGAGCAGCGCTTAACGATATTGAGTTGTTTCTAAAAGGGCGTGATACGGCCACGCTGTCCGCTGATGAGATCAATCAACTGGGGCGGCAAATGTTGCTTCAGCAGGGAAAAACGCCTTACCCCTCTGCAGCCTTACGGTTTAGTGTGCTGACACGCTTGCTAGAGCGGCATGAGTCACCGCATCGCCAAGCGTTTCAGCGCCGTTACATTCCGATGTTGCCGGAAAAAACGCTGATTCATGAGCACGCACCCGCTTACGCTGCATTAATGACTCAATTGACGCATTGGGCATCGACTATGCGTCCATACGCCACCCGAACCCACTGTTCTAAACGCCAGGCATTAGCGCTCGGTGCGTTACTTTTGTGTATTGAAAAACGTATTTGTTATATGCGCCTGCTGAAGGATGTGTGCCAAGGGGACAACTTTCGGCTGTTATATCACCGTAAAACCTATTACTTGGAGTATAGCGAACAGTTAGATAGCACCAGCTGGCAAGCCCCCGTACAGCGGCACACAGTGTCATATCATGTGGCATCACTACTAACTTACGGCCAACGCCTAACATCTACCAAAGCGCTCGACGATCCTTGGACGATCCCAAAACAAGCGCCGCCTTTGCCTGAGGCGTTGATCCAGTGCTGTGAGAGTCAAGAGTGTATAACGATCCAGCAGATACTTGGGCAGGCGGCCGCTATTGTCGATCAAGCCAATCTTCTGAGATTACCGGGCGTATTGGCTGGCGCGTTAGCAGGGCGGACAGTGGCCACCAGCCTCCCTATGCAAGCGCACATTCGTATGGTGCACGGCAAATCGCTGATGTTCCCACCTTCAGCAGTCAACACTGACGATTTGGAGCTCTCGACAGCGTTGCCAGCGCTATTACGAGCTAATGGCGATAAACATGAGCTGCAGCAACAGGCGGTACTTCTTTTTAAAGAGGTGAAGCAAATCTTGGATGGCTACACCAAGGCGCAGGCTAAAATAACGGCAAAAACACTGGAGCAACTAGTAACCCAGCGAAACGGTAAAGTAAGTAGTGCCATCATGCTGTTGGTCATCTGGATCGCGACGGTTATCCGGAGTGGTAAGGGGCGAGCGGGCAGGCGCTTTAAGCCGTTCGAAAGCAGTAGTATTCATCGTTACTGGGGCGCGTTGCGTAAGCTTTTTGAGGAGCTTGCGTACGGTGTCGACCTGATGGCGATCGGTAGTGAAGAAATCACCGCCTTTTATGCAGGTCTGATTGATTATCAAGAAACCCAGTTGAGCGATATGAGCTATTTTAGCCATCGTCTACGCTCTTTTCACCGCGTAGCCGCCTCTCTCGGCGTTGAAGAACCGGATTGGGATGAGCTACCCGTTGTAGAGCAAGGAAGACACGTGCGTGCTGAAATGCTCTCAGAACGAGAATACCTTGAGACACTGAAGCGGATAGAAGCATCGCAACGAGACCCCGATATTGCGTGTTTACTTCAGTTTGTATTGCTATGCGCGTATCGCTTTGGTTTGCGGCTGGATGAAGCGAGAGGGTTGCTCAGGCGAGATTGGTGTGAATCTCATGGCTACTGCTGGGTTTTGATTAGGAACAATCGTTATCGAACATTAAAAAGTGAGGCCTCTCGACGTGCTGTGCCGCTTTTGTTTTCTCTCGAGGCGACAGAGCAACGTATGCTTAACGCTGTGCTTAATCGTCATGATGCGCTACTGGGGGGCGAGGCGTCCCTACCGCTGCTAGGTGAGATACGCGATGGGAAAGTCGAAGTAGCGCTTAGTGCATCAGCAATCAGCGCTGCTGAGATAGATGCGTTACGTCACGTGAGTGGCAGCCCAACACTATCACTACATCACGCCCGTCATGCGTTTTACAATATAACGGCAGCCTCTCTGCTACAGCTAAAAACGCCTGTCGCCACCAAAATAACCCAGCATATAGATAGCGCTGACATTCGTCAGATGGTGATGGGGCAGCAACATTACTGTTCGCGTCGCGTGATGATGGGGCTGGCGCGCTTAATGGGGCACCGCCAGCCATCGACTGGGCTGCTTAACTATAATCATTTAATTCTAGAATGGGCGGATGCGCTGACACCTGTTAAAGGGACAAATGGCAGCATTCTCAAAGAAGCAATCAAGCCGCAGGATTTTAAACGTTACACGCCGGCTGCTGTGCTACCTCAAGGACTTACTTTATTTAACGAGCCAACACCGCATTTATTGATGAAAGCGTTGCGATTAGGCGCGCTACGGCAGAATGTGCGACGATCGAGTGAGGCGTTGGGATTGTCCCCGGTACATGCTGCTATCCTTGAAGGTGTTATTCAGGAAGCTGAAAGCAATATGCGCTTCAAAATTCGGGGAAAAGACCAATGGATAACATCGCAAGAATACCCCTTAGGACTGCTGCGCAGTATCAGCGACGCTGCATGGGATCGCCTGCTCGAGCAGGCTAAAAAAATTGATGGCGAAACCTTAACGATTAATGGGGCACTAGAGCTCAGTGAGTTAGCTTGTCAGGTTGGACGGCACCGGCATCTACTGATGAGTGAAACGAGGCACGTGGCAGTTATCGCTCTTACTGTCAAAGCATTTAAAGTGTCTTCATCCAACTACGTCATTGTTGGAAAAAACTGCAGCGATGACGTAAAGCGAATGCTGCACTCGTATGGGTTGAAAGAGATAAGTGATACGGGTGTTCAGCTAGATATGTTTGAAGTTGTAAAGGGCGGTAGAGAGATGAAGTATCAGCAGTATGCCGGGCTACTACTAGGTAAAAATGAACGCGATATTGTTAGAAATCGGTATGAGTTGGCAGTCGCTTACATAGTGACTGCCACTTATTTGTATATGAATAAAAGGTAG
- a CDS encoding IS5 family transposase (programmed frameshift) — protein MVGRYEISDDGWAQIEDNVSPPQTMGRPRRDDRKMLNGIFWVLCSGAKWRDLPERYGPWSTVYDRFRKWRDDGTFEVVLSRLQLKLREDGLMDLDTWMIDATSVRATRAAAGGGKKGGSKEPLDHALGRSRGGLTTKIHLVCDRHGWPLAFTLSSGQEADSRHFVSTLERIHLPSSVGRPRKRSRYMVADKGYDSDELRHYCDRYGMKTVIAQRNMHRRTRPGLPRRFDKPKYRQRNAIERCFGWLKELRRIATRYEKLASSFKAMVCVACINRCLRANFSYKT, from the exons ATGGTCGGACGTTACGAGATATCTGACGACGGCTGGGCACAGATTGAAGATAACGTGTCGCCTCCTCAAACCATGGGCAGACCCAGGCGGGATGACCGAAAAATGCTCAATGGTATCTTCTGGGTGTTGTGCTCTGGCGCCAAATGGCGTGATTTACCCGAGCGATATGGTCCTTGGTCGACGGTGTATGACCGGTTCCGCAAGTGGCGTGATGACGGCACCTTTGAAGTGGTTCTTTCTCGCTTGCAGCTCAAGTTACGTGAAGATGGGCTTATGGACCTGGATACGTGGATGATCGATGCTACTTCCGTGCGAGCCACGCGCGCTGCCGCCGGAGGCGGTA AAAAAGGGGGCTCGAAAGAACCGTTAGACCACGCGCTCGGCCGTAGCCGCGGCGGTCTAACAACCAAAATTCATTTGGTTTGTGATCGCCATGGCTGGCCACTGGCGTTCACGCTGTCTTCTGGTCAAGAGGCAGATTCTCGGCACTTCGTTTCGACATTAGAGAGAATTCATTTACCAAGTAGCGTCGGGCGTCCTCGCAAACGTAGTCGCTATATGGTGGCTGATAAAGGATACGACAGCGATGAGTTGCGTCATTATTGCGACAGGTACGGCATGAAAACCGTGATTGCTCAGCGCAACATGCACCGAAGAACCCGGCCGGGGCTACCCAGGCGGTTCGATAAACCCAAATATCGGCAACGAAATGCGATAGAACGCTGCTTTGGCTGGCTTAAAGAATTACGCCGCATTGCCACACGTTATGAAAAGCTGGCAAGTAGCTTTAAGGCGATGGTATGCGTAGCGTGCATCAACCGTTGCTTGCGAGCCAACTTTTCGTACAAAACCTAA
- a CDS encoding DUF4113 domain-containing protein: MATVDQFNRELGQGTIQLGLPRAGDAWALRSEHRTPSYTTRWEELPHVR, translated from the coding sequence ATGGCCACTGTCGACCAGTTCAATCGAGAGTTAGGACAAGGGACAATACAGCTAGGGTTGCCACGGGCAGGCGATGCCTGGGCATTACGTTCTGAACACCGGACTCCGAGCTACACCACTCGATGGGAAGAACTGCCGCATGTACGCTAA
- a CDS encoding helix-turn-helix domain-containing protein: MAIEYYNSVWDAIEDTPEEALNMRLRSELMAKIAGRVREWNITQKEAADRLGITQPRLNDLLNGRINKFSLDALVNLTGPAHFHLELEIEDEKEVAA; the protein is encoded by the coding sequence ATGGCCATTGAGTATTACAACAGTGTGTGGGATGCCATTGAGGATACGCCTGAGGAAGCGTTGAATATGAGGCTCCGTTCCGAGCTCATGGCAAAAATTGCTGGCCGTGTGAGGGAGTGGAACATTACTCAGAAAGAAGCAGCCGACCGATTAGGAATTACTCAGCCGCGCCTCAATGATCTGCTGAACGGTCGCATTAACAAGTTCAGCCTTGATGCCTTGGTCAACCTGACAGGGCCGGCTCACTTCCATCTCGAACTAGAGATTGAAGACGAGAAAGAGGTTGCTGCCTGA
- a CDS encoding MalY/PatB family protein: MVYDFATPLERRHPEGGWASQKWHRYGDDVLPLWVADMDFRSPPAVVDALQSRVAHGVYGYGEVPATLTETLCQWSAQHYDWPIQPEWQQWLPGVVPALHLAALALTVPGDGVLTVTPIYPPFLAVAERTGRLPQQAMLQAPSNPGEPWQLDIAALEEAITPLTRLLLWCHPHNPTGRVWHQEELAALAALVERHDLWVVSDELHCDLLLDEGACHRPLVAAFPELAKRTITLWAPSKTFNLAGLTSACAVIPDPALRQRFAAAAKGLLPDSNILGLVAAEAAYRDGESWRQELLNVLREHRATLEERVASWQGVHWSAPESTYLAWLDMREAGLGNAPHKRLLNEAGVALSDGTAFGCPGFVRLNFGTTATQLETALSRMDAVLKKQ; the protein is encoded by the coding sequence ATGGTCTACGATTTTGCCACGCCTTTGGAGCGACGCCACCCAGAAGGTGGCTGGGCATCGCAAAAATGGCACCGCTACGGCGACGACGTATTACCCCTTTGGGTCGCCGATATGGATTTTCGCTCCCCGCCAGCAGTCGTTGATGCGCTGCAGTCGCGGGTGGCTCACGGTGTTTATGGCTATGGTGAAGTGCCTGCTACGTTAACAGAAACGCTATGCCAGTGGAGCGCCCAGCATTACGACTGGCCCATTCAGCCCGAGTGGCAGCAGTGGTTGCCAGGGGTAGTGCCTGCCTTGCATTTGGCTGCGCTCGCGTTGACCGTGCCAGGTGATGGTGTATTAACAGTCACACCCATCTATCCGCCGTTTCTAGCAGTGGCAGAGCGCACCGGGCGTCTGCCCCAGCAGGCGATGCTCCAAGCGCCTTCGAATCCCGGTGAGCCTTGGCAGCTCGATATTGCCGCCCTGGAGGAGGCGATTACGCCGCTTACCCGCCTGTTGCTATGGTGTCATCCCCACAACCCGACAGGGCGCGTATGGCATCAGGAAGAGCTTGCTGCGCTGGCTGCGCTGGTAGAACGACATGATCTTTGGGTGGTCTCCGATGAGCTTCACTGCGACCTGCTATTAGATGAAGGCGCGTGCCACCGTCCGCTGGTGGCAGCATTTCCTGAACTGGCCAAGCGCACAATCACCCTGTGGGCGCCCTCTAAAACCTTTAATTTGGCTGGGTTGACTAGTGCCTGCGCGGTGATCCCTGACCCTGCTCTGCGTCAGCGCTTTGCAGCCGCAGCAAAAGGGCTACTGCCCGATAGCAACATACTCGGCTTGGTCGCGGCGGAAGCGGCTTATCGTGACGGTGAATCGTGGCGGCAGGAACTATTAAACGTACTACGTGAGCATCGTGCGACGCTGGAGGAGCGGGTGGCTAGCTGGCAGGGCGTTCATTGGAGTGCGCCGGAATCAACGTATCTAGCCTGGCTGGATATGCGCGAGGCGGGCCTGGGCAATGCGCCCCATAAAAGGCTGCTGAACGAGGCGGGGGTGGCTCTTTCAGACGGGACTGCCTTTGGCTGCCCCGGCTTTGTACGGCTTAACTTCGGCACCACCGCTACCCAACTAGAAACGGCATTGTCACGCATGGATGCTGTGCTAAAAAAGCAGTGA
- a CDS encoding type II toxin-antitoxin system RelE/ParE family toxin codes for MARKKPVAFVGDSKDRLRDFPLDAKREAGFQIDKIQSGGQSDDFRPMPSVGSGVMEIRVLENNGAFRVFYVANRGDVVFILHCFQKKTQKTSQKDINLGKQRYKELP; via the coding sequence GTGGCGCGCAAGAAACCTGTTGCATTCGTCGGAGACTCTAAGGATAGGCTGCGCGACTTCCCTCTGGATGCCAAGAGAGAAGCGGGGTTTCAGATAGACAAAATTCAGTCTGGAGGTCAGTCAGACGATTTTCGTCCGATGCCAAGCGTTGGCTCTGGTGTGATGGAAATCCGTGTTCTAGAAAATAACGGTGCCTTTCGGGTTTTTTACGTGGCCAATCGAGGTGATGTGGTATTTATTCTCCACTGCTTCCAGAAGAAAACCCAAAAGACGTCCCAAAAAGACATCAATTTGGGCAAACAGCGATACAAAGAGCTGCCCTGA
- a CDS encoding IS30 family transposase has product MSYSELSIEERATIQVSLRQGMSLRQIAHMLRRSPSTLSREVRRNQTQSGAYCAHSAQTHRCARRMVCRPKRKLLLGSERFELVIHMLRNRLSPEQIAGKLKRMMTPSFEDAYVCRETVYNAIYALPVGQLKKELIHCLRQGKSTRKPRRGQVDRRGQIPDMVSIHLRPPEIEKREMPGHWEGDLIKGKNNASAVGTLVELSSGYVILAKLHDATATSAVEGFSAALNRMPLAARKSMTYDQGREMAKHAQITQATGVAIYFCDPHSPWQRGSNENINGLIRQYLPKGTDLSHHTQEELDAIALQLNMRPRKRFDFRCPVEVLGEILAKHQESPPAIH; this is encoded by the coding sequence ATGTCCTATTCAGAACTCAGCATCGAAGAACGTGCCACCATACAGGTAAGCCTCAGGCAAGGCATGAGTCTCCGCCAGATTGCTCACATGTTGAGGCGTTCTCCGTCTACCCTCAGCCGTGAAGTACGGCGCAACCAAACTCAGTCAGGTGCCTACTGTGCTCATAGTGCGCAGACGCACCGCTGCGCTCGACGCATGGTTTGTCGCCCAAAACGTAAGCTGCTGTTGGGGAGTGAACGCTTTGAGCTGGTCATTCATATGCTTCGCAACCGCTTGTCTCCAGAACAAATAGCAGGCAAGCTCAAACGCATGATGACGCCCAGTTTTGAAGATGCTTACGTCTGCCGTGAGACGGTCTACAACGCCATTTACGCCTTGCCTGTGGGCCAGCTTAAGAAAGAGTTGATTCACTGCCTGCGCCAAGGCAAATCGACCCGTAAGCCTCGCCGTGGTCAGGTCGATCGCCGTGGCCAAATACCCGACATGGTGAGCATTCACCTTCGTCCACCGGAGATAGAGAAGCGCGAAATGCCAGGCCACTGGGAGGGCGATTTAATCAAAGGTAAGAACAATGCCTCTGCCGTCGGCACGTTAGTTGAACTCAGCAGTGGCTACGTCATCCTCGCCAAATTACATGACGCCACAGCGACCTCAGCTGTTGAGGGATTTAGCGCAGCACTCAACCGAATGCCACTAGCCGCACGCAAGAGCATGACGTATGACCAAGGCCGAGAAATGGCTAAGCATGCACAGATTACCCAAGCAACGGGTGTTGCAATCTACTTTTGTGACCCTCACAGCCCATGGCAACGCGGTAGCAATGAAAACATCAATGGCTTGATACGGCAGTATTTACCGAAAGGGACGGATCTGTCGCACCACACCCAAGAGGAACTTGATGCCATTGCATTACAGCTGAATATGCGGCCTCGAAAGCGCTTTGACTTCAGGTGCCCAGTTGAAGTGCTGGGCGAAATATTGGCGAAACACCAAGAAAGCCCACCAGCCATTCATTAA
- a CDS encoding tetratricopeptide repeat protein encodes MSIIDPRSGKPLTADTGNTDATAPTDERASVRPEDVIIELNAGNIQQVLEASMQVPVLMGCYSPSTDSSRTLLAVLEKLVVEYAGAFLLGKLDIDANAEIGGQLGVRSVPDVKLISQGGLVDGFQGALPEKEVREWLNRYFPAPGEAPPTPEEQAEEALQAGDIAGAREIYQTLMSQYPEHYAYQVAFARVLVAEGRGSEAREVLDNLPPEERDAAPARGVRASIEFGEQALSAEEIAALGDRTDSEAQYQRALRQVADGHYDAGLEALLALMKHDRAYNDDAARKTLLQVFDALGADHPLTVTYRRKLFAMLY; translated from the coding sequence ATGTCGATTATTGATCCCCGTTCAGGTAAGCCGCTCACCGCGGATACTGGAAATACCGATGCTACCGCGCCTACCGATGAGCGTGCGTCGGTGCGTCCTGAAGATGTCATCATTGAATTGAACGCAGGCAATATTCAGCAGGTGCTGGAAGCGTCCATGCAGGTGCCGGTACTGATGGGTTGCTATTCGCCTTCCACCGATAGCAGTCGCACCCTGCTCGCAGTGCTCGAGAAACTGGTAGTGGAATACGCAGGCGCCTTTTTGCTCGGAAAGCTCGATATAGACGCGAATGCAGAAATCGGCGGCCAACTGGGCGTGCGCTCAGTGCCCGATGTGAAGCTGATTAGCCAGGGCGGCTTGGTGGATGGTTTCCAGGGAGCGCTGCCGGAGAAAGAAGTCCGCGAGTGGTTGAATCGTTACTTCCCCGCCCCCGGCGAAGCGCCCCCCACCCCCGAAGAGCAGGCGGAAGAAGCATTGCAGGCAGGCGATATCGCGGGCGCGCGCGAAATTTATCAAACCCTGATGAGCCAGTACCCGGAACACTACGCTTATCAAGTCGCGTTCGCCCGGGTACTGGTAGCCGAAGGGCGTGGCAGCGAGGCGCGTGAAGTGCTCGATAACCTGCCGCCGGAAGAGCGCGACGCGGCACCTGCACGGGGCGTGCGCGCCAGCATTGAGTTTGGCGAACAGGCGCTCTCAGCCGAAGAGATCGCAGCCCTGGGCGATCGTACCGACAGCGAAGCTCAGTACCAGCGCGCCCTGCGCCAAGTGGCTGACGGTCATTACGATGCAGGCCTGGAAGCACTGCTGGCGCTGATGAAACACGACCGTGCCTACAATGATGACGCAGCGCGTAAAACGCTGCTGCAGGTGTTCGATGCATTAGGCGCCGATCACCCACTGACCGTTACCTACCGCCGTAAACTATTTGCCATGCTCTACTAA